A part of Vanessa tameamea isolate UH-Manoa-2023 chromosome 20, ilVanTame1 primary haplotype, whole genome shotgun sequence genomic DNA contains:
- the LOC113401696 gene encoding uncharacterized protein LOC113401696, whose protein sequence is MPLLESCWSPCIWSSTVKSGTRAVAVYTAAMSIILIIFIAYQMDGGDSTQLWNPLFEADVRGSLQVFGTIFIVILVILFVSSILMVIGVNIWMRGLMLPWMITMGLIIVFQLLFGLWLIGGYYIYLDATFAAFLDFLWMAYNIYCWLCVLSQYQIILDMQSPNIEILVEY, encoded by the exons atgcCACTATTAGAATCGTGTTGGTCACCATGTATTTGGTCGTCTACTGTGAAAAGCGGAACCAGAGCGGTAGCTGTGTATACCGCGGCTATGAGTATAATtctcataatatttatagcatacCAGATGGATGGTGGTGATTCTACACAGCTATGGAATCCTCTGTTTGAAGCTGATGTGAGAGGGT CTCTACAAGTATTTGGAACGATTTTCATTGTAATACTGGTCATTCTTTTTGTATCTTCAATATTAATg gtaattGGCGTTAACATATGGATGCGCGGATTAATGCTGCCATGGATGATTACAATGGGTTTAATCATAGTCTTTCAGTTATTGTTCGGCTTGTGGCTCATCGGAGGAtactatatttat CTCGATGCCACTTTTGCTGCATTCCTTGACTTTTTATGGATGGCATATAAT ATCTATTGCTGGTTATGCGTGTTGTCAcagtatcaaataatattagatatgcAGTCACCGAACATAGAAATTTTAGTTGAatactaa